The following proteins are co-located in the Haloterrigena turkmenica DSM 5511 genome:
- a CDS encoding HalOD1 output domain-containing protein yields MGEDTQASDGHGSDLTTIHFQRAYDWSDTPPSIATVTALGTVTGIDPTELATELETTLYDHVDPDALDGLVRDQKPEQVTVSFTFDRYRILFEGDELTVRSHDR; encoded by the coding sequence ATGGGTGAGGACACCCAAGCGAGTGACGGGCATGGATCTGATTTGACCACTATTCACTTCCAAAGAGCGTACGATTGGTCGGACACACCACCGAGCATCGCCACAGTCACCGCTCTCGGAACCGTCACGGGTATCGATCCAACCGAGCTTGCCACCGAACTCGAAACCACCTTATACGATCACGTTGACCCGGACGCACTCGATGGGCTCGTCCGGGATCAAAAACCCGAGCAGGTCACCGTCTCCTTTACTTTTGACCGCTATCGGATTTTGTTTGAAGGTGACGAGTTGACTGTCCGCTCACACGACCGGTAA
- a CDS encoding glycosyltransferase family 4 protein: MIHVLSLTTTDWRSFYQSQMTALERAGVEVMTLPVPSEHRAREDDVERRTPLDYARYLPQVLRAARDDYDLVHANYGLTFPFAVAASALPRTDLPVVCTLWGGEYLDNPYADVIRRFTARADHVVVPSNAMADRVDRPCHVVPFPVDIEQFHPIPRDEARERVGWETDERIILFPYAPSREEKNYPLAEWVVDGLPDDVQLRTVANQPYEEVPYYLNAADAVLITSRYESGPMTIKEAAACNVPVVSRDVGFAREVLEPISDSHVVADDDALRPRLADVLAGDCRSDGRAHVSGYTVDEMGARLHAVYDRCLETMA; encoded by the coding sequence ATGATCCACGTCCTGAGTCTCACTACCACCGACTGGCGCAGCTTCTATCAAAGCCAGATGACGGCCCTCGAGCGTGCCGGCGTCGAGGTGATGACGCTGCCGGTCCCCAGCGAGCATCGGGCCCGCGAAGACGACGTCGAGCGGCGGACGCCGCTCGATTACGCCCGTTACCTCCCGCAGGTGCTCCGAGCGGCGCGCGATGACTACGACCTCGTCCACGCCAACTACGGACTCACGTTTCCGTTCGCCGTCGCGGCGTCGGCGCTGCCGCGGACCGACCTCCCGGTCGTCTGTACGCTCTGGGGTGGCGAGTATCTCGACAACCCCTACGCCGACGTCATCAGGCGGTTCACCGCGCGCGCTGATCACGTCGTCGTTCCGTCGAACGCGATGGCCGATCGCGTCGATCGACCCTGTCACGTTGTCCCCTTCCCGGTCGATATCGAGCAGTTCCACCCCATCCCCCGCGACGAAGCGCGCGAGCGCGTCGGCTGGGAGACCGACGAGCGGATCATCCTCTTCCCCTACGCCCCCTCGCGCGAGGAGAAGAACTATCCGCTGGCCGAATGGGTCGTGGACGGACTCCCCGACGACGTACAGTTGCGGACCGTCGCCAACCAGCCCTACGAGGAGGTACCGTATTACCTGAACGCTGCCGACGCCGTCCTGATCACCTCGCGCTACGAGAGCGGGCCAATGACGATCAAGGAGGCCGCGGCCTGTAACGTCCCGGTCGTCTCGCGCGACGTCGGCTTCGCCCGCGAGGTGCTCGAGCCCATCTCCGACTCCCACGTGGTCGCCGACGACGACGCGCTCCGGCCGCGACTGGCCGACGTCCTCGCGGGCGATTGCCGATCGGACGGGCGAGCGCACGTCTCCGGGTACACCGTCGACGAGATGGGGGCCCGCCTGCACGCCGTTTATGATCGCTGTCTCGAAACCATGGCGTAA
- a CDS encoding DUF7344 domain-containing protein produces the protein MSVKERTIEDVCDTLQLLGHERRFYAVLCLREAQTALTLHELANNVSIRENSSRLREIPDDVITTTQQSLYHVHIPQLRDAGVVAYDSHRDAIRFSNDNVLVESIIDSQFLE, from the coding sequence ATGAGTGTCAAAGAGCGCACAATAGAGGATGTCTGTGATACATTACAGTTACTGGGACACGAACGTCGGTTCTATGCAGTGCTGTGTCTCCGAGAAGCGCAGACGGCGCTAACACTTCACGAACTGGCGAATAACGTTTCAATTCGGGAGAATTCTTCACGATTACGAGAAATCCCCGACGATGTGATCACGACGACCCAGCAGTCGCTATATCACGTTCACATCCCACAATTACGAGATGCTGGTGTCGTTGCATATGATTCACATCGTGATGCTATTCGATTTTCGAATGATAACGTGCTGGTGGAATCCATTATAGATTCACAGTTCTTAGAGTGA